In Cryptomeria japonica chromosome 5, Sugi_1.0, whole genome shotgun sequence, the genomic window CCTCTGAACCACAGGAAGCGCCACCTCCAATCCTATCTCCATCCCATGGACATTTTCAATATGTGGAAGGTAAATATATATTAGTAGAATTTGAAAGTTTTGTTTGAGAGAATGTAACTAATAGCTGGCCCAGTTGCTACATTTTTATAGGCCCAGCTGCTTCATCTCCAAGTGTTTTCCCTTTCAAACCTCCTATGAAGAAACCAACTTTACCTCATCTGGAGATGCCAAGGAACAGATCAAAGAGACAAGCACCAGTTACTCTGGCACCTAAGAATCAAGGTCTCTAAATTTTCTTAATCATCCTTAAATGGCAGAGAGTCTTTTTTGTACAGATGTAAATTTGTTGCTCTCTGTTGTTAATTATATAGGGTATGTTGCTGCTCCTGCTAGTGTACCCTATGAACCGCAAACAGAGTACCGAGTAACACCCAAGTTGGCACCATCCATAACACTTCATTCTCCTCCATATTATCAAGATCATCAAGGTAGATATTCTTCCTacattggaaaaatattttgagaaacagtaattttatcataacttggtAATGTTGGATTACAGGTCCTagcatttgaaaaataaattgaatgaatgattcaataatcggatgattacttccaaggggttgagcttaattggttaaaacactgggttctcactgtggagacccaagttcaattcccaatagggacatctgaagtgggattctaagttgtgactcttggccttccataggatggggaaggtcttgggtcaatctaatcaaacataataatattaataataataataattcaaagatatgtaatggggatggggccccctactgtgtccccactggttcatagctccagtcaaaagctattcaggcttcggccaattaccgataaaaaaataaaaataataataatcggatgattacattgaacgatgtacacgtatatatagaggttacaagacaatgttctataaatagaactagttgttaaagtgaaatcaaataagctaaaaagctaaatatagcttaaaaagctaaataataaaaaaactaacttaaaaagctaaatagctaaataagtcgacaactaagatgactgctaaaaatagaagatgactgctaaaaatagaagatattaatattattttaacaccctccctagTGGTCATCTTACTCAATACCCTACGAAAGACACTGCAGGTGTTATGATCACAAATGCATAGACCATCTGTTGCTACGAagaccctcccaggatctgcagaatgtaaatgaccaagagtaccaaaacCCATCCAAGCTAATGTAGCCTTCACACGCAAATTAGAGATCTAGCACACACGAATTACTGaagcctgaaaccatgattttgaggaaaaaattagcAAACCTTTTTGCAGAAGAGTATTGAGCATTGTTTGCTCCAACAACTCCTAAACAGACTGCAAGATACCACAGTTGCAAATGTTCGCCCTGACAGGTGCAACCCAAATtgactgcaacaaagcacgatttttgaGGGAAAAACCGTCAAACCTTGAAATAGGAACGCTCGAAAAGAGAATTtatgattttgaggagaaaattgaaaaaccaagaagtttgaggttacaaatcatcgtttttgtggaaaaaaacattaaaacccagataactaaaatcttacgcgaatatcgcagattacagatgagataatttttaagggaaaattataaactctgcgaacaatttttgaagaaaaaatcgtgaaaaccctcccatgattttttgtggaaaaaatcagaaaaccgatagacaatttttcaagaaaaaatcgtgaaaactcTGGGACTTGAAAGACGAGGTCTAGCCTAAATCAATCTGAGAAAGGTAAcaatattcagatatcgtgaacatgcgctgtttccaggtgttgtagttgaggccactgaacttttgactgtgttccaacatgatgttggtcaaagatgccatcacaaaaatcgaggttgaacgaggtcaaccgagtgaaagcaagagacaaaagaatcggatttaaaaaaaaatcaaaatagaagcagctgttgaaaaaactgaaaccctagAGGAGAATTCTGGCTCAAATTCCAAGGCACCAATTTCGAGGTTTGGAaaaaacccaaaaattaaaattttctacaaacttaaaacctgaaatttttcttgaaaataatcagaaaaaaataataatttgcagaaaataaaaaaatacctctgATTTTTTTTGTAAGAGAAacagaaaaatatagaaaaaaattttcaaaaaaaaaataggggCAGAAACCCTAGGTCAAATGTACAGCATTAACAGTGCCCAGAAGACACCAAAATTCCCGACGTCTACAGAATTAGCAGAAATCGCGGACAGTTTTAAATTCCAAGGTAAATTcgctggcacaaaatttgaggcacggAAAATGAGGCACCCAAAAAATATGAGACCAACCTAAAaaactctcgaaaaacccaccaagaatcagAAATCAAAATGCAGATCTAACAGCTCAAAATTCGAGGCACGGAATACGATGCACCCAAAAAAATATGACGATGACCCAGTTGGGGTCTCggaaaacccaccaagaatttgcaaccagaataaaatttcgacttgaattgAAGgttcaaaaccctagtcgaaaattgcagaaactctaggaaaattttcaacttgcaaaaaaaaaaaaccgcccaggaagagaaaaagagcctgcttttttttaaaaaaaaaaacagttttaaaaaaacctcttcaataaatttgaaaaattttaataacaaaaactttcaaaatttttaatttccatgctctgctaccatgaaaaataaattgaatgaatgattcaataatcggatgattacattgaacgatatacacacgtatatatagaggttacaagacgatgttctataaatagaactagtcgttaaagtgaaatcaaataagctagaaagctaaatatagcttaaaaggctaaataataaaaagctaacttaacaagctaaataagtcaactaaaaagctaaatagctaaataagtcgacaactaagatgactgctaaaaatagaagatgaccattatagaagatattaatattattttaacaacatTTCCCCTTTTGATCCATACCAGATGAAACCAAGATTTCCTGAGGGCAACCAACCCTGGAAAAGTTTGAGACATGTGCCAGTGAGAACATTACCTGTGGCTCAAGGTCTGCTTATGGTTTCTTCTTAATATTTGAGCTAGAAATACACATAAATTATACTTTATGATTGGCAAATTGGTTGCCTTTGGTAGGGTCTGTGTCTTTTCCTCCGATTGCTCCTCCACCTGATCAACCCATAGGGAACTCAAGGAATACATTCACACCATCAATAATAATTTCTTCCCCATCACCTTATTCAGGAGTAAAAGGTAGATATGCTTTCTTTCCACAATCCTGAACTTTTTTCTATGGAGAATATTGTCATATTTTTTACTAATATGGCACTGCTCATTTATCTTTAGGGCATGTAACTTCTCCAAGCAATGAACATTACAGATCACCCTTGAAAAGGCCAGGAAAACTTTTAGCCCCATCACCAATTATAAGGTCACATTGGCATGCACTGACCATAATTCCACCTATAGATCAAGGTATCCGTTGCAAACATTCTTGATGTGGGTAGACATACATTTGATGCTTCTTTTTTTTGAAAGAGGTGAGTTTTTTACAGGGCATTTTTATACCCATCCTGCCCTTCCACCTGAACAACACAAAGGAAATAATGGTATTCTTCCATTCCttcattaaaaatattaacttCCCTTAACATTTTAAAAGAGATTAATGTAGGTATTCTACTTTTCTGCACTTTGTGAAGGGCTCCCATTAAGTTTTGCAGTGTCATTAATTCTAGCTATTGTTGAATGATTTCTTATATTTAGGACCCACAGCTTCTCCTCTAATCATTGCTTCCCAACCACCCCAGAAGCTGCAAAGTATAACTCGAACACTGCCTTCAAATAAAAGACCATGGAGGCATGCACCACTTGCAATTCCATCTGTTCATGAAGGTCTCTTAAAAAGTTTTATTTCTGGTTTCAATAGGTATATTCAATCTATGATTCTATGGATATTATTAAACTCTTGGTGCCTTTTTCCAGGATATATTCCTAGTCAATTTACTATTCCATCTGGACCCCCAAAAGTAATCTCAAGTGCTGCATCTGCACCACAGCTAATAGTTCCTACACCTCATAATTGGGTTGTGAAAGGTGTTTTTTTTTCTACTCTTTCTTTTTGATGGCAGCATCCAGAATTTTGGCAGTTctaaattttctattattttctTGTAGGGCCTGTTAGTTCTTCATCAAGTATTATTCCATCTCGAGCAGCCCAAAGGAAACCAAGCATCCCAGTAGCAGCACCACCAAACATAAGATTGCGGAATCATGCCCCAGTTACAAGTCTACCTATATTTCAAGGTCTATTCATGATTCCTTTGTATCTAGGATAGACTTGATTAATGTTACACTATAACTTATTGGATCATTGGTTGCTCTTGCAGGGCCTGTttcttcaccagtcaaatctctGCATCCCTCATCCTCTGCAAACTTTATAACTCCAACAGTCTCACCAACAATTATATCTCCTTTCTCTACACATCGATTACGGAAGCATGCACCAGTTGGAAGCCCACTAATTCAAGGTCtcctcttgattccattttctgTTTCTAAAATTATACTTACCTTACTCTAGAAGTCACTGGATTGTTAGTTGTTTTTTGCAGGGTCAATTCATTCTCCTGTTAGATCTACACATCCATCATCTCCTGGAAACTTGAGAACTCCAACATTGTCACCATCAATCATATTTCCTTCGCATAATCGATCAGAGAAGCATGCACCAGTTGCAACCACACCTATGATTCAAGGTCTCTTCTTGGTTTCATTTTCTGTTTCTAAAATTTTACTCATATTACTTCCCAGTTCACCAGATTGTGAGTTGCTTTTGCAGGGTCTGTTAATTCTCCAGTTAAATCTCCACATCCTTCATCCTCTGGAAACTTGAGAACTCCAACAGTCTCACCATCAATTATATTTCCTTCGCATAATCGATCACAGAAGCATACACCAGTTGCAACACCACCTATGATTCAAGGTCTCTTCCCGGTTTCATTTTCGTTTTCTAAAATTTTACTCGTATTACTTCACAATTTACCAGATTGTGAGTTGCTTTTGCAGGGTCTGTTAATTCTCCAGTTAAATCTCCACATCCTTCATCCTCTGGAAACTTGAGAACTCCAACAGTCTCACCATCAATTATATTTCCTTCGCATAATCGATCACAGAAGCATACACCAGTTGCAGCACCACCTATGATTCAAGGTCTCTTCCTGGTTTCATTTTCGTTTTCTAAAATTTTACTCGTATTACTTCACAATTTACTAGATTGTGAGTTGCTTTTGCAGGGTCTGTTGATTCTCCAGGTAAATCTCCATATCCTTCATCCTCTGGAAATTTGAGAACTCCAACAGTGTCACCAACAATAATATTTCCTTTACATAATCGCTCAGGGAAGCATGCACCAGTGGCAACTCCACCTATGATTCAAGGTCTCTTCTTGGTTTCATTTTCTGTTTCTAAAATTTTACTCATATTACTTCACAATTTACCAGTTTGTTAGTTGCTTTTGTAGGGTCTGTTAGTTCTCCAGTTAAATCTCCACATCCTTCATCCTCTGGAAACTTTAGAACTGTAACAGTCTCACCATCAATTATATTTCCTTCTTCTCCACATAATCAATCACGGAAGCATGCACCAGTTGCAAGCCCACATATAATTCAAGGTCTCTTGGTTTCATTTTCTGTTTTTCTAAAATTATCCTCATATTACTTCATACATCAATAGATTGTTAGTTGCTTTTGCAGGGCCTGCTCATTCACCAGTTAAATCTCCACATCATCTATCACAAAATCATACAACAGTTGGAAGCTCACCTGTGATTCAAGGTCTCCTCTTTATTCCATTTGCTGTTTCTCACATTATACGCACTTTACAAGTGACTTGATTGTTAGTTACTTTTACAGGGCCTGTGTATCCTCCAGAAAAATCTCCATATCTGCCTTCCTCCGGAAACTTAAGAACTCCGACTGCCTCGCCGCCAATTGTAATTCCTTCAGCTCCACATCATCAATCATGGAAGCATGCAGCAGTTGCAAGCCCGCCTACAAGTAAAGGTCCGTTCATGATTCCATCTTTTATTGCGAGAGTAATACTCATCTTATTTTAGTAGTCACTCAATTGATGGGTGCTTTTGCAGGGGTTATCAATTCTCCAGCTATATCTCCACATCCTTCCGCTCCAAATAAGCAATCACAAAATCGTACACCAGTTGGAAGCCTACCCTTCATTCAAGGTCATTTCTCTGTTCCATATTTGGTCTCTCAAATTATACTTTCTTTGCTTCACAAGTGACTGGATTGTTATTTGTTTTGCAGGGCCTGTTTATTCTCCAGAAAATCCTCCAGATCAGCCATCTTCTGGAAACTTAAGAACTCCAACAGCCTCGCCATCAATTGTAATTCCTTCCCCTCCACATCATCGATCATGGAAGCAAGCACCATTTGCAAGCCCGCCTATGAGTAAAGGTCTATTCATGGTTCTGTCTTTGGTCGCTTGAATAATATTATAGTACTCATCTTATTTTAGGAGTCACTCAATTGTTAGTTGCTTTTGCAGGGCTTATCAATTCTCCAGCTAAATCTCCACATCCGTCCACTCCAAAAAAGCAATCACTAAATCATACACCAGTTGGAAGCCTACCCTTCATTCAAGGTCATTTCTTTGTTCCACATTTGGTTTCTAAAATTATACTTTCTTTGCTTCACAAGTGACTGGATTGTTAGTTGCTTTTGCAGGGCCCGTGTATTCTCCAGAAAATTCTCCAGGTCAGCCATCTTCTGGAAATTTAAGATCTCCAACAGCCTCGCCGTCAATTGTAATTCCTTCCCCTCCACATCATCGATCATGGAAGCAAGCACCATTTGCAAGCCCGCCTACGAGTAAAGGTCTATTCATGGTTCTGTCTTTTGTCGATTGAATAATATTATAATACTCATCTTATTTTAAGAGTCACTCAATTGTTAGTTGCTTTTACAGGGCATATCAATTCTCCAGCTAAATCTCCATTTCCTTCCAGAGCACATCATCGATTGCAAAACCATACTCCAGTTGGAAGCCCATTTGTTTTTCATCGATCACCAAAGCATACACCAGTTGGGAGCCCACTTGCAATTCATCGATCACAAAAGCGTACACCAGCTGGAAGGCCACCCGTGATACAAGGTCCCTTATTTATTCAATTTTCAGTTTCTCTGCTTGTACTTACTTTACAAGTGACTGCATTGTTTGTTGCTTTTGCAGGGCCTGTGTATTCACCAGATAAATCTCCACATCTGCCATCCATTGGAAACTTAAGAACTCCAACAGGCTCACCGACAGTTGTAATTTCTTCCCCTCCACATCATCGATCATGGAGGCATGCACCAGTTGCAAGCCCGCCTACTAGTAAAGGTCTATTCATGGTTCCATCTTTTGTTGCTAGAATAATACTCATCTTATTTTGGGAGTCACTCAATTGTTAGTTGCTTCTGCAGGGCTTATTAATTCTCCAGCTATATCTCCACATCCTTCACCTCTACATCATCAATCACAAAAACATACACCAGTTGGAAGCCCATCCACGATTCAAGGTCTCTTCCTTACTCCATTTTCTGCTACTCAAAGTTTATTCACTTTACTTCACAAGTGATTGGATTGTTAGTTGCTTTTACAGGGCCCGTGTATTCTCCAGAAAAATCTCAATATCCACCATCCTCTGGAAACTTAAGAACTCCAACAGCctcaccatcaatgacaacccatccATATCATCAATCATGGAAGCATGCACCAGTTTCAAGCCCACCTACAAGTAAAGGCCTATTCACTGTTCTGTCCTTTGTTGCTAGAATAATACTCATCTTATTTTGGGAGTCACTCAATTGTCAGTTGCTTCTGCAGGGCTTATCAATTCTCCAGCTAAATCTCCACATCCTTCACCTCGACATCATCAATCACAAAAACATACACCAGTTGGAAGCCCATCCATGATTCAAGGTCTCTTCCTTACTCCATTTTCTGCTACTCAAATTTTACTCACTTTACTTCACAAGTGACTGGACTGTTAGTTGCTTTTACAGGGCCTGTGTATTCTCCAGAAAAATCTCAATCTCCACCATCCTCTGGAAACTTAAGAACTCCAACAGCCTCACCGTCAATGGCAACCCATCCATATCGTCAATCATGGAAGCATGCACCAGTTTCAAGCCCACCTACGAGTAAAGGCCAATTCATGGTTCTGTCTTTTGTTGCTAGAATGATAGTCATCTATTTTGAGGAGGCACTCAATTCTTTGTTGCTTTTGCAGGGCTTATCAATTCTCCAGCTGAATCTCCACATCCATCACCGTCAGGAAATTTGAGAATTCCAGCAGCCTCACCATTAAATAAATTTCCATTGTCTCCCCATCAAGCTCATGCAAAAGGTACATGTGTTCTATTCTTTCAGGTTTGTGAGGTCTATTATTTAACCGTATTCTATTAACTTACACTGATGATTGCCTATATATTGCATGTTAGGGTCCCCCACTTCTCCAAACATTTCCCCTACTCAACCGTCAAAGAAAAGACCAACAACACCTGTGGCACCACCGCCAATGATATTTCCTCCCCCGCCTCCTGGTCAAGGTGTGTGAAGTGGACAttatttcttgtttttctttaaAGATGGGTTTAGTTTCGGTTGAACTGTTTTGTGTATGAAAATTGCAAAATCTAAAATATTTTACTCTTTTAAACAAAGATAAACTGTTTGTCATTGGTAATGATCTATTTTGTGTATAGATTGTAGTTCAGTATCCTGTACTGCACCATACACTTCTACTCCTCCTGGTTCTCCATGCGGCTGTGTGAATCCTATGCAAATTGAGCTTGGGCTTGGTGTGGCACTCTATGCTTTTTTCCCACTAGTCTCGGAGCTCGCTTCACAGATAGCTGGAGGAACTTTCTTAAAACAAAGCCAAGTCAGGATTATGGGAGCAAATGCATACAGTCAAGATGAGGAAAAGACAATTGTGGATATTGATCTGGTGCCACTTGGAGAAAATTTTGATAATACAACCGCCTTGCTTATTTTTGAAAGATTTTGGCAAAAGAAAGTTATGATTAATGAGACCCTTTTTGGTGATTACTGGGTAATCTTTATCAATTACCCTGGTATGTACCTTTTGTTATGCAAGATCTAACAGTTTTCATATTTTTTAAACAAGTGGTCTTCATGATGAGAATATATCTTTTTCAGGGCTCCCTAAATCACCACCTTCTGCATTTCCACATACAACTTACAATGGTGTGCCTAATTCAAGTAGCAATGGATCAAGCAAAAAAGATCCTCTTGGAGTTGATGTAAATAAACAGAGCGATAAAATGGGAGCTGGGACCATTGCAGTTGTTGCCTTGTCTTCTGCAATTGCCATGATCATATGCCTTGGAACAGTTTGGATCATTATCTTGAAATGTAGAAATCAGAACAGGCCAACTTTGGCTGTTGTTGAGCCCACCCATGTACCATCCAGTACAAAAAGATCAGGTATCTATCCAATCACActatatttttcaaatattcctgTGCTGGAATAGGGAAGTTTTTGGTCAATCTCAAGCGCTGAGAGGCATTGCTTTCATATTTGGTCAACTATCATCTTAAGTTTTTGTCATTCTTATTTCTTTCTTCCTCCTTGCACTTGAAAAGCAACAGGTGGTGGTTCCATCCTGTCAGGAAGCATGGAAAGTTCCACATCAATGTCATTTGTTTCAAGTATGGCTACCTATACAGGATCTGCTAAAACATTCACTTCAGCTGAGATTGAAAAGGCCACAGATAGATTCAATCCTCAAAAAATTCTTGGAGAAGGAGGCTTTGGACGTGTTTATCAAGGATTATTGGAAGATGGGACAAAAGTGGCTGTAAAGGTTCTTACTAGAGATGATCAACAAGGAGGGCGTGAGTTCATAGCTGAAGTTGAAATGCTAAGTCGTTTGCATCACCGAAACCTGGTTAAGCTGATTGGTATCTGTACTGAAGAGCATAATCGTTGTTTGGTCTATGAGCTTATTCCCAATGGCAGTGTGGAATCGCATCTTCATGGTATAGTATTTCCTGTATAATGTACTATTTCTTGAGACTATAGTACgataaaaatcaacaaagtatCTTTACATATTTTAGGTTTAGAAGTGAAACATTGGGTGTGGGTTGAATTTCATTTCTACATTGTGGCCATTTGTATGGATTCATGTGCTAGCTGTTTGACTGCTAACATGCCACAATATCATTTTCTAGCTTAATAGACTTCAATGTTTCAGGTCTGGACAAAGAAATTGCTCCTCTCGACTGGGATGCCCGTATAAAGATAGCTCTTGGTGCAGCTAGAGGGCTTGCTTATCTCCATGAAGATTCAAGTCCTCGTGTTATACATCGTGATTTTAAGGCTAGCAACATTTTACTTGAGGATGATTTTACCCCTAAAGTAGCAGATTTTGGGCTGGCAAAATCAGCCTCTGAAGAAGTTAGTGGACACATCTCAACAAGAGTCATGGGGACATTCGGGTATGTAATGTAGATGCTTGATACTGCAAATTATATCTCCGCTATTTCTTGAATTCACCTATCTTTGGTGAAAGCAATTTCATTCATTTGTTTATTAACCATAAGTGGAGACAAGTACTACTCTTTCTTGGTATGCAGTTGCATTTTACAGGAGCTCAAATCATCTCCTGAAGGGAAATGtttctcttttggcatcattttccttttgatattatacatattgattttttatattttcccGAAATTGTTAAAACCTTTGTTAATTTCGTTGTTCCCATTGTGTCACTCATTTCTCTATACCTTGAATGCTGGACATACAATTTGCTTTCATTTCTCAGTTGTTTTActaattcatcttttgtgttttaGAGGATCAGAATTGgtctcttctatatatatatatgcttttttAAGATTCATGCAAAGCTGGATTTAATTCTTTATATATAATTTCTGCAGGTATGTTGCTCCTGAATATGCAATGACTGGGCATTTGCTTGTGAAGAGTGATGTGTACAGCTACGGGGTAGTGTTACTGGAGTTACTTTCTGGAAGGAAGCCAGTTGACATGTCTCAACCACCTGGGCAGGAAAATCTTGTTACATGGGCCCGGCCCCTTCTTACAAGCAAAGAAGGCCTAGAAACTTTGGTGGACCCAGCTTTGGGGGGCAATCTTCCTTTTGACAACATTGCAAGAGTTGCAGCCATTGCATCCATGTGTGTCCAGCCTGACCATTCTCATCGACCATTCATGGGTGAAGTTGTACAAGCATTAAAGCTT contains:
- the LOC131045786 gene encoding uncharacterized protein LOC131045786 isoform X19, with amino-acid sequence MWQRVGFLLFLLFFSSPAYDVKKFQFVEDDLHNTSAQYYDQVSSCYRKGNPDKCKSFTVRSEIQRLRQILYTHSNRAASGGFRSPSSLCSGNVVLSSSTNLTSYNLVPSANALSSVVESPSVFSNKLQLKRQNWLFSLPLVHIPRRYLLAAPSLPVEPSMNPHTPNHIFRRPEMDNIPPLFSVATHYGQPQYLSPSGSYENQHFIRISSPSSGLSSIIYSPTISDGQEAPGSHMNKIQHLKAAPPLFPSSWPYTQPPLVSRQNLKHQMHQSAFHPVMPNPANPSSKWLSPSFFGAPSEVRPPVSHSWTSATPSGPVVSAPSTYGLGRSQDQPSMPGTALPRNMANRQAPVAMPPMSFSSPPNLFPSEPPMEKSKAPEVVPFTKFSPLGNKHDLKEPSVSPITSPNESPWKNARIPVTALVHKSSSSHAPASGQGYVSSPQISPAFVPSLKVVGYPPPIDLPSEPQEAPPPILSPSHGHFQYVEGPAASSPSVFPFKPPMKKPTLPHLEMPRNRSKRQAPVTLAPKNQGPTASPLIIASQPPQKLQSITRTLPSNKRPWRHAPLAIPSVHEGYIPSQFTIPSGPPKVISSAASAPQLIVPTPHNWVVKGPVSSSSSIIPSRAAQRKPSIPVAAPPNIRLRNHAPVTSLPIFQGPVSSPVKSLHPSSSANFITPTVSPTIISPFSTHRLRKHAPVGSPLIQGSIHSPVRSTHPSSPGNLRTPTLSPSIIFPSHNRSEKHAPVATTPMIQGSVNSPVKSPHPSSSGNLRTPTVSPSIIFPSHNRSQKHTPVATPPMIQGSVNSPVKSPHPSSSGNLRTPTVSPSIIFPSHNRSQKHTPVAAPPMIQGSVDSPGKSPYPSSSGNLRTPTVSPTIIFPLHNRSGKHAPVATPPMIQGSVSSPVKSPHPSSSGNFRTVTVSPSIIFPSSPHNQSRKHAPVASPHIIQGPAHSPVKSPHHLSQNHTTVGSSPVIQGPVYPPEKSPYLPSSGNLRTPTASPPIVIPSAPHHQSWKHAAVASPPTSKGVINSPAISPHPSAPNKQSQNRTPVGSLPFIQGPVYSPENPPDQPSSGNLRTPTASPSIVIPSPPHHRSWKQAPFASPPMSKGLINSPAKSPHPSTPKKQSLNHTPVGSLPFIQGPVYSPENSPGQPSSGNLRSPTASPSIVIPSPPHHRSWKQAPFASPPTSKGHINSPAKSPFPSRAHHRLQNHTPVGSPFVFHRSPKHTPVGSPLAIHRSQKRTPAGRPPVIQGPVYSPDKSPHLPSIGNLRTPTGSPTVVISSPPHHRSWRHAPVASPPTSKGLINSPAISPHPSPLHHQSQKHTPVGSPSTIQGPVYSPEKSQYPPSSGNLRTPTASPSMTTHPYHQSWKHAPVSSPPTRLINSPAKSPHPSPRHHQSQKHTPVGSPSMIQGPVYSPEKSQSPPSSGNLRTPTASPSMATHPYRQSWKHAPVSSPPTRLINSPAESPHPSPSGNLRIPAASPLNKFPLSPHQAHAKGSPTSPNISPTQPSKKRPTTPVAPPPMIFPPPPPGQDCSSVSCTAPYTSTPPGSPCGCVNPMQIELGLGVALYAFFPLVSELASQIAGGTFLKQSQVRIMGANAYSQDEEKTIVDIDLVPLGENFDNTTALLIFERFWQKKVMINETLFGDYWVIFINYPGLPKSPPSAFPHTTYNGVPNSSSNGSSKKDPLGVDVNKQSDKMGAGTIAVVALSSAIAMIICLGTVWIIILKCRNQNRPTLAVVEPTHVPSSTKRSATGGGSILSGSMESSTSMSFVSSMATYTGSAKTFTSAEIEKATDRFNPQKILGEGGFGRVYQGLLEDGTKVAVKVLTRDDQQGGREFIAEVEMLSRLHHRNLVKLIGICTEEHNRCLVYELIPNGSVESHLHGLDKEIAPLDWDARIKIALGAARGLAYLHEDSSPRVIHRDFKASNILLEDDFTPKVADFGLAKSASEEVSGHISTRVMGTFGYVAPEYAMTGHLLVKSDVYSYGVVLLELLSGRKPVDMSQPPGQENLVTWARPLLTSKEGLETLVDPALGGNLPFDNIARVAAIASMCVQPDHSHRPFMGEVVQALKLVYNDSDASNAGGSGSFSRGESSAHDTEVKDSSSQPWHHSMQYVPDSTSFVTIDYDSGPLETQGLEVERPLSASALMSNSGRLIRQLSGSFRRHSSSGPLRTNRSKESWYGIRDPERGSISEHGVKRHFDRGSDGDVHELWP